From one Acidobacteriota bacterium genomic stretch:
- a CDS encoding type II toxin-antitoxin system VapC family toxin codes for MKQTTAFWDSSALIPLCVQEQTSNPARTLAKQFAPVVWWATAVEIHSAITRLHRGGGLNDASKQAALDRLLVISHGWREILPSDKLRDQAESLLDTYSMRAADSLQLAAAMVWCQQKPARRTFIAGDVRLCEAASQAGFTVIRPSP; via the coding sequence GTGAAACAAACTACTGCCTTTTGGGATTCAAGCGCCCTGATCCCGCTTTGCGTTCAGGAGCAGACCAGTAACCCTGCCCGTACTCTTGCGAAGCAGTTTGCGCCTGTCGTCTGGTGGGCCACCGCGGTTGAGATCCACAGTGCCATAACACGTCTGCATCGCGGTGGCGGTTTGAACGATGCTTCTAAACAAGCTGCGCTCGATCGACTACTCGTCATTAGCCACGGGTGGCGTGAAATTCTCCCAAGCGACAAGCTGCGCGATCAAGCAGAGAGCTTGCTCGACACGTATTCCATGCGAGCTGCCGACAGTTTGCAACTCGCCGCCGCGATGGTTTGGTGTCAGCAAAAACCTGCCCGCCGAACCTTCATCGCGGGAGATGTACGGCTTTGCGAAGCTGCATCCCAAGCCGGCTTCACCGTCATCAGACCAAGCCCATAG
- a CDS encoding type II toxin-antitoxin system prevent-host-death family antitoxin, with translation MSAGYGYGYNSHVEGIMRSVNIAELKNRLSTYLSFAKAGEVVVIRDRNLPVAKLIPFSSDDASEADLALVAAGAMRLPEKPLNIDRLWKMPKATVHGTTGTQAILDERDEGR, from the coding sequence ATGTCCGCGGGATACGGTTATGGCTATAATAGCCACGTGGAGGGCATCATGCGTAGCGTCAATATAGCGGAACTGAAGAACCGGCTCAGCACGTATCTGTCTTTTGCAAAAGCAGGCGAAGTCGTCGTCATTCGAGATCGGAACCTTCCTGTCGCTAAACTGATTCCTTTCTCCTCTGACGATGCCAGTGAAGCGGATCTGGCCTTGGTTGCTGCCGGAGCAATGCGTTTGCCCGAGAAGCCCCTGAACATCGACCGACTTTGGAAAATGCCCAAGGCAACCGTACACGGCACCACCGGAACGCAGGCAATCCTGGACGAGAGGGATGAAGGCCGGTGA
- a CDS encoding creatininase family protein: protein MARRPWASGDTMRGTIALIVFVSASLTWGQQATKLPAKWEELTGPDFIAAIHQSQGVCMLPFGILEKHGPHLPIGTDLFDARYVSEQAAQTEYAVIFPPYYFGQIAEAKQEPGTVSYSMKIQLGLLQETTDEMARNGCKKIVIVNAHGGNRSLLPYFAQSQLQSPRDYVIYVYEWEPEMGPQRPHVHAGPDEHAGETETSYVMVSRPDLVHLDEAKQQDGSDRHRLNLPKGVYTGIWWYAKYPDHYAGDGSRANRELGEYDMHKWIDGVVTVLRAVKADAVAPALQHQFFNDSKTPLQTKQ from the coding sequence ATGGCTCGGAGGCCATGGGCTTCTGGAGACACCATGCGAGGAACGATCGCTCTAATCGTATTTGTGAGTGCAAGCCTGACCTGGGGCCAGCAGGCGACGAAGTTGCCCGCCAAATGGGAAGAACTGACTGGTCCCGACTTCATTGCGGCGATTCATCAGTCTCAAGGCGTGTGTATGTTGCCATTCGGCATTCTGGAGAAGCATGGCCCTCACCTTCCAATTGGAACGGATCTATTTGACGCGCGCTATGTGTCGGAGCAGGCCGCGCAGACTGAATATGCAGTGATCTTTCCGCCATACTATTTCGGCCAGATAGCGGAAGCCAAACAGGAACCCGGAACGGTCTCGTACAGCATGAAGATACAGCTTGGGCTCCTTCAAGAGACGACTGATGAGATGGCGCGGAACGGCTGCAAGAAGATTGTCATCGTGAACGCTCACGGTGGTAACCGAAGCCTGCTTCCATATTTCGCGCAGTCGCAATTACAGTCGCCGCGAGATTACGTGATCTATGTTTATGAATGGGAGCCCGAGATGGGACCGCAGCGTCCGCATGTTCATGCCGGGCCGGATGAACATGCAGGTGAAACTGAGACATCATACGTTATGGTGTCACGACCTGACCTGGTACACCTGGACGAGGCAAAGCAACAGGATGGCTCAGACCGTCACCGCCTCAATCTCCCAAAAGGCGTCTATACCGGCATCTGGTGGTATGCGAAGTATCCAGACCACTACGCTGGCGACGGTAGCCGCGCGAATCGCGAGTTGGGCGAATATGACATGCACAAGTGGATAGATGGCGTTGTGACCGTGCTTCGTGCCGTGAAGGCAGATGCTGTAGCGCCTGCCTTGCAGCACCAGTTTTTCAACGACTCCAAGACGCCGCTTCAAACAAAACAGTAG
- a CDS encoding DUF4082 domain-containing protein produces MKQPSSRRVLLRLWQWSLFSIMFSLFVIVPTASAAYAQDAAPFGSPYRWSQNSTPTSNANRSSAPGLNVIGNTTDIALDPNGGDLPGAYEAGGILWSNSQQLKSVTLINGSRDGSSMNGVFCSNLTLQTTTDGSTWVVSNWSVSQSYSYDSSGASLQTYTFSGSDPITVLGVRISGQVHCSDSGSWVENMREIVAVAPNAQTIWAPSTTPATLDVNDYTGAVNLGVRFQSSEPGTISGIRFYKAPQNTGTHTATLYSDTGAVLAQVNFSNETGSGWQEVDFPPVSIPAKTTYVAAYHTTNGHYSVSGNFFTSDVSNGQQLTARANGAGGEANGVYGYGDGVAFPTQTYNANNYWVDVVFNVAGGVPPASAGNLQGDHLSSERAQLTWTASPGDPTGVAYSVYRNGVFAGTTGSTVFTDIGLSPNTSYAYYVVAFNGYGSAAKTDTIEVTTPDNYMPVSLRDFFPVGPDAQPASLLQTWKDRGANTLARTPVGISPADFAVWNSTADSLGFQYIRDADPNGPVNDASAQHLLAWHQPDEPESSTPVVSASKIVSQYKAWKQIDSGRAVSLNFNGGWLIGQQAGCDLTCYASYIQGADWVMSDIYPLSGWGQPGSLGWIGQSVDTLYSLAPDKPIMQFVETAYQGLSWCESCPAPTPEQFRAEFWEAIIHGARGVFVFPERIGPFSFDNTTPEMDAEITKQFNTATSLGSVLQGVINPIGMSASVSSPLEVAWRNYNGHQYIFVLNFSYNEKDGQTITLTGIGSATQAVVYGESRSVPITNGAITDNFGKHEIHIYQIN; encoded by the coding sequence ATGAAGCAACCAAGCTCCAGAAGAGTTCTACTACGGCTTTGGCAATGGTCATTGTTCTCGATAATGTTCTCGCTTTTTGTGATCGTGCCAACCGCCTCGGCTGCATATGCCCAGGACGCTGCGCCGTTTGGATCGCCATACAGATGGTCGCAGAACAGCACCCCTACATCGAACGCCAACAGGAGTTCGGCGCCGGGTCTGAACGTGATTGGCAACACGACGGACATCGCACTGGATCCGAACGGTGGAGACTTGCCAGGCGCGTACGAGGCAGGCGGCATTCTCTGGTCCAACAGTCAACAGCTCAAGAGTGTCACCCTGATCAATGGTTCGCGGGACGGAAGCTCCATGAATGGCGTGTTTTGCTCAAACCTGACCTTGCAGACTACGACCGACGGGTCCACGTGGGTCGTATCTAACTGGTCGGTGTCGCAATCGTATAGCTATGACTCGAGCGGAGCTTCTCTGCAAACCTACACCTTTTCCGGCAGCGATCCAATCACGGTTCTCGGGGTCCGCATCAGTGGGCAGGTTCATTGTTCAGATTCAGGTTCATGGGTCGAGAACATGCGTGAAATTGTCGCAGTGGCACCGAATGCACAGACAATCTGGGCTCCATCAACGACGCCTGCAACACTCGACGTGAACGATTACACCGGAGCCGTTAACCTGGGCGTGCGGTTTCAGTCGAGTGAACCGGGTACGATCAGCGGCATTCGCTTTTACAAGGCTCCGCAGAACACTGGCACGCACACCGCGACGTTATACAGCGATACCGGTGCGGTTCTTGCACAGGTGAATTTCAGCAATGAGACCGGTTCTGGCTGGCAGGAGGTGGACTTTCCACCGGTGAGCATCCCCGCAAAGACGACTTATGTTGCGGCATACCACACCACCAATGGACATTATTCCGTCAGCGGTAATTTCTTTACCTCCGATGTTTCGAATGGACAACAATTGACAGCAAGAGCGAATGGAGCCGGTGGCGAAGCGAACGGCGTCTATGGCTATGGTGATGGCGTGGCGTTTCCGACGCAGACCTACAATGCGAACAACTACTGGGTTGATGTTGTCTTCAACGTCGCCGGGGGAGTGCCTCCAGCCTCAGCTGGCAACCTTCAGGGGGATCATCTCAGTTCGGAGCGAGCCCAGTTGACCTGGACAGCCAGTCCTGGTGATCCAACCGGCGTAGCCTACTCTGTCTACCGGAACGGAGTTTTTGCTGGAACCACCGGTTCTACTGTCTTTACCGACATCGGTCTTTCACCGAACACAAGCTATGCCTATTATGTCGTGGCGTTCAACGGCTATGGATCAGCGGCGAAGACTGACACCATCGAGGTGACGACTCCGGATAACTACATGCCGGTGAGTCTACGGGATTTCTTCCCAGTCGGTCCTGATGCCCAGCCGGCTTCGCTTCTCCAGACGTGGAAGGACCGTGGTGCCAATACATTGGCAAGGACACCAGTAGGCATAAGCCCTGCGGACTTCGCGGTCTGGAATAGCACTGCGGACTCCTTGGGGTTTCAATACATTCGAGATGCTGATCCCAACGGCCCTGTGAATGATGCCTCGGCACAGCATCTGTTGGCCTGGCACCAGCCAGACGAACCGGAATCATCAACACCTGTGGTTTCCGCTAGCAAGATTGTTAGCCAGTACAAAGCGTGGAAGCAGATAGATTCAGGCCGAGCGGTGTCCCTCAACTTCAATGGAGGGTGGTTGATAGGACAGCAGGCAGGGTGCGACCTCACGTGCTACGCCTCCTACATCCAGGGAGCGGACTGGGTCATGAGCGACATCTATCCGCTTTCCGGTTGGGGTCAACCTGGCAGTTTAGGGTGGATTGGCCAGTCGGTCGACACTCTGTATAGTTTGGCGCCGGACAAGCCGATTATGCAGTTTGTCGAAACCGCCTACCAGGGTCTCTCATGGTGCGAGAGCTGCCCGGCTCCAACTCCCGAGCAGTTTCGCGCCGAGTTTTGGGAGGCGATCATCCACGGAGCACGCGGAGTCTTCGTCTTTCCCGAACGCATAGGTCCCTTTTCATTCGACAACACGACACCGGAGATGGATGCCGAGATCACCAAGCAGTTCAATACAGCGACATCGCTTGGGAGCGTACTGCAAGGCGTCATCAACCCCATCGGGATGAGCGCTTCGGTATCGTCACCGCTCGAGGTCGCCTGGCGAAACTACAATGGGCATCAGTATATCTTCGTGCTCAATTTTTCATACAACGAGAAGGACGGGCAGACAATCACGCTCACCGGAATCGGTTCAGCGACACAGGCTGTGGTCTATGGGGAGTCACGTAGCGTTCCGATCACAAATGGCGCGATCACCGATAACTTCGGTAAACACGAGATTCACATTTATCAAATCAATTAA
- a CDS encoding cyclase family protein, with amino-acid sequence MLIKLSHNLSVSTPFYKALPAPRLDQLYDLSKGDSCNSFYLTTSNHAGTHVDGPRHFNPEGRQIAEYELDELIFRKVAIVDVFAGDRHLIVPKDLTGCRSLPEDIEVLLIRTGFSQFRGDSIRYVEQSPGFSRDGADFLMKYFPQLKALAVDFVSIAAMAHMEEGCEAHRVFLGCHGYGQRPILLIEDALLPSDLPPLERLFLIPWFVDGIDSAPCTLFAET; translated from the coding sequence ATGCTAATCAAGCTTTCACATAACCTTTCTGTATCCACACCCTTCTACAAAGCCCTGCCTGCTCCGCGACTGGACCAGCTATATGACCTTTCCAAGGGAGATTCCTGCAACTCCTTTTATCTGACGACGAGTAATCACGCAGGTACGCATGTGGATGGGCCGCGACACTTCAATCCTGAGGGGCGACAGATCGCCGAATACGAGCTTGATGAGCTGATCTTCCGCAAAGTAGCCATTGTGGATGTGTTCGCGGGAGATAGGCATTTAATCGTGCCCAAGGATCTGACGGGCTGTCGCTCGTTGCCTGAAGACATTGAGGTGCTGCTCATTCGTACAGGGTTTAGCCAGTTTCGGGGTGACTCTATCCGCTATGTCGAGCAGTCGCCGGGATTCTCACGCGATGGCGCGGATTTTCTGATGAAGTACTTTCCCCAACTCAAGGCTCTCGCCGTGGATTTTGTGTCGATTGCGGCGATGGCGCACATGGAGGAAGGTTGCGAGGCACACCGCGTATTCCTCGGTTGTCACGGATATGGACAACGCCCCATTCTGTTGATTGAGGATGCATTGTTGCCCTCGGATCTTCCACCGCTGGAGCGGCTTTTTCTTATCCCATGGTTCGTAGATGGAATAGACAGCGCTCCGTGTACGTTGTTTGCGGAGACGTGA